A DNA window from Halorubrum sp. DM2 contains the following coding sequences:
- a CDS encoding universal stress protein — protein MYERILVPTDGSDVAEAAVDHALDLAEQYDAEVHALYVVDIDSVNFSLGTEQVDRLKQGRFDEMGELKDQADEATGVVAERGDERGVDVVEHVSGGRPHKVIANYAEDNDIDLIVMGSHGRAGVRRALLGSVTERTLRSTHVPVLVVDYLEED, from the coding sequence ATGTACGAACGCATCCTCGTCCCCACGGACGGTAGCGACGTCGCGGAGGCCGCCGTCGACCACGCGCTCGACCTCGCGGAGCAGTACGACGCGGAGGTCCACGCGCTGTACGTGGTCGACATCGACTCGGTGAACTTCAGTCTCGGAACCGAACAGGTCGACCGGCTCAAGCAGGGCCGGTTCGACGAGATGGGAGAGCTGAAAGATCAGGCCGACGAGGCGACGGGCGTGGTCGCCGAGCGCGGCGACGAACGCGGCGTCGACGTCGTCGAACACGTCTCCGGCGGGCGACCGCACAAGGTGATCGCCAACTACGCCGAGGACAACGACATCGACCTCATCGTGATGGGGAGCCACGGCCGCGCCGGCGTGCGCCGCGCGCTGCTCGGCAGCGTGACGGAGCGCACCCTGCGCTCGACGCACGTCCCCGTCCTCGTCGTCGACTACCTCGAAGAGGACTGA